One segment of Bacteroides caecimuris DNA contains the following:
- a CDS encoding Imm5 family immunity protein: MNIKTLLSHFMKSKKVEISELRAVIEQSGNGHLPLSCRVELLQSIGNVEIVNKVFAECCKKVYPLWGNEIEDTLLRKLLCSADECLYHGKGKADALVEEANRLRNYVEGQSCTESMAGWAVISLCYSIADHADAMLEIDEYEGEDDGAFEYEVWNTDFFASMAFAGGNPFVDEGDAGKRREFWNWYLDTVETLCRKSDVPLIRIDAPKKKEVEQNTIPQRTQTYQTPAILSKIQEVIDSALMLYDKDYNDKWDKIIISTRCMAVGLRAKNAVIKEGQEHRMKISLQVFDIMNDIKKEMYNQAKEEGAWFYCIIELNPDLTYSIRFIYDDKSQIPQDHLVDSDDFVAEFKKYPRAKEYTPMWWQEILGKKAKYLE, translated from the coding sequence ATGAATATAAAAACACTTCTTTCCCATTTTATGAAAAGCAAAAAAGTTGAAATAAGCGAGCTAAGGGCGGTTATAGAGCAAAGCGGTAACGGTCATTTGCCTTTGTCCTGCCGTGTGGAACTGTTACAGTCCATCGGTAACGTAGAGATAGTGAACAAAGTGTTTGCGGAGTGCTGCAAAAAGGTATATCCTCTTTGGGGAAATGAGATTGAAGATACCTTGTTGCGGAAACTGCTGTGTTCGGCGGACGAATGCCTTTACCACGGAAAAGGAAAAGCGGATGCCTTAGTCGAAGAAGCGAATAGACTACGTAACTATGTAGAGGGGCAATCCTGTACGGAAAGTATGGCAGGATGGGCGGTAATCTCACTTTGCTATTCGATAGCGGATCATGCTGACGCTATGCTGGAAATTGATGAATACGAGGGGGAAGATGATGGTGCGTTTGAGTATGAGGTATGGAATACGGACTTTTTTGCTTCGATGGCTTTTGCCGGGGGAAATCCTTTTGTGGATGAAGGGGATGCGGGAAAAAGGCGGGAGTTCTGGAACTGGTATCTTGATACAGTAGAAACACTGTGCCGCAAATCAGATGTGCCGCTGATCCGAATAGATGCCCCTAAGAAAAAAGAGGTGGAACAAAACACTATTCCACAACGGACACAGACTTATCAGACACCTGCGATATTATCTAAAATTCAAGAAGTCATAGATAGCGCATTAATGTTATATGATAAGGATTACAATGATAAATGGGATAAAATTATAATATCTACTCGTTGTATGGCTGTGGGGCTAAGAGCAAAAAATGCTGTAATTAAAGAAGGGCAAGAACATAGAATGAAAATATCTTTGCAGGTGTTTGATATAATGAACGATATTAAAAAAGAAATGTACAATCAAGCAAAAGAGGAAGGTGCATGGTTCTATTGTATCATTGAGCTAAATCCTGACTTGACGTATTCTATCCGATTTATCTATGACGATAAAAGCCAGATTCCACAAGACCACTTAGTAGATTCAGATGATTTTGTTGCTGAATTTAAGAAGTACCCACGTGCCAAAGAATATACTCCGATGTGGTGGCAAGAGATATTGGGAAAGAAAGCGAAGTATTTAGAGTAA
- a CDS encoding RteC domain-containing protein, giving the protein MDKFFDSMLQEIDRYTGTVNLEGENIIPGCREMMNYLKGKMIELKNFALSREFKDDAEEIRFFKYQKPLILGRLLYFYKLYQIESNRPPSYELATGYYQCEIEKLKTVFERSLSFFQYYRSGATYRDNFYFKRGQTEISPETDTFIFEPEAELSTGYDRLVARLIAVELLLAFLTRRMREPADGEPLSGKKLYWTDKKAAAVELIYGIHAVGSVDNGKADIIDIVTAFERTFHIDLGDVYHTFIAMRNRKNSRTVYLDQMIEQLLKRMDETDS; this is encoded by the coding sequence ATGGATAAATTTTTTGATTCGATGTTACAGGAGATTGACCGCTATACGGGGACGGTCAATCTGGAAGGGGAAAACATTATTCCGGGCTGCCGTGAAATGATGAATTACCTGAAAGGCAAAATGATTGAACTGAAAAACTTTGCGTTGTCCCGTGAGTTTAAGGACGACGCAGAGGAAATCCGATTTTTTAAGTACCAAAAGCCGCTGATACTCGGACGGCTGCTGTACTTCTACAAGCTATACCAGATCGAGAGCAACCGACCGCCAAGCTATGAACTTGCCACAGGTTATTACCAATGTGAGATTGAGAAACTGAAAACGGTCTTTGAACGCAGCCTTTCCTTTTTCCAGTATTACCGTAGCGGGGCTACGTACCGGGACAACTTCTACTTCAAACGGGGACAAACGGAGATAAGCCCGGAAACGGACACGTTCATTTTCGAGCCGGAAGCGGAGCTATCCACCGGATATGACCGACTGGTCGCCCGGCTGATTGCGGTGGAACTGCTGTTAGCCTTCCTGACAAGGCGGATGCGTGAGCCTGCGGACGGTGAGCCGCTATCGGGAAAGAAACTGTACTGGACGGACAAGAAAGCGGCGGCGGTGGAACTGATATACGGCATCCATGCGGTGGGAAGCGTGGATAACGGGAAGGCGGACATTATCGACATCGTGACGGCATTTGAACGGACGTTCCATATTGATCTGGGCGACGTGTACCACACGTTTATCGCCATGCGTAACCGGAAGAACAGCCGGACGGTGTATCTTGACCAGATGATCGAGCAACTGCTCAAACGGATGGACGAAACGGATAGCTAA
- a CDS encoding helix-turn-helix domain-containing protein: MEVITIESKAFAALVEKIDGIAAYVEASRQREPDGQQGQEEKNSRTTGKWMTGSEVCEYLEISPRTLQRYRTNRIIAFSICGKKIRYRRTDVEQFRERWMRETPDKQIDRMIEQHPLHERKYKLYGKKRGNTGKDE, encoded by the coding sequence ATGGAAGTAATAACAATCGAAAGCAAAGCGTTTGCCGCCCTCGTGGAGAAGATAGACGGGATAGCGGCATACGTGGAAGCGTCCCGGCAAAGGGAACCGGACGGGCAGCAGGGACAGGAAGAGAAGAACAGCCGGACGACGGGCAAGTGGATGACGGGCAGCGAGGTGTGCGAATATCTCGAAATCAGCCCCCGTACCTTGCAACGCTACCGCACGAACCGGATTATCGCCTTCTCCATCTGCGGGAAGAAAATCCGCTACCGCCGCACGGACGTGGAACAGTTCCGGGAACGGTGGATGCGGGAAACGCCCGACAAGCAGATCGACCGGATGATTGAACAACACCCTTTGCATGAACGTAAATACAAGCTGTATGGTAAGAAAAGAGGAAATACTGGCAAGGACGAGTAA
- a CDS encoding bifunctional DNA primase/helicase yields MVRKEEILARTSNGLDVFRHYLPVKWRVGRNFLNPLYEDSKASCNVYYDRRSETYRMKDFGNGDFSGDCFFIVAKIKGLDCKNAADFVEILETIDRELCLGISEDVPPETVRERQAAMRVVPLAEGNGMNGDGTAEPTGTEERTAEPEHKPRPYRTVQQPFTEKELEYWAGYGITEAVLNRYGVQSLKEYRSETKDGKAFGFTSTAIEPMFGYAGKWGVKVYRPKSEVRFVYGGHTGDNYCFGLEELPPKGDTLFLTGGEKDVLTLAAHGFHAICFNSETSVIPAKIIRKLVYRFKHIVLLYDVDKIGLESSEKHRQQLTEYGVKRLVLPLTGEKTDKDVSDYFKAGRTRDEFVKLFLKMLDSLYGDTMAVLKSCEIDYDHPPQQAVAIVTAGDVPLGSEENILCITGGEGTGKSNYTAALVAGAIQEKETDADLLGVRVEPNRKGRAVLLYDTEQSEQQLYKNTGRMLRRAGREKMPPYLHVYCLTGMSRSERLTAIMQSMDKYHYLHGGIHLVVIDGVADLIRCANDEGESVALIDEIYRLAGIYRTCIAAVVHFVPNGLKLRGHLGSELQRKSAAILSIEKDDNPEISVVKALKVRDGSPLDIPIMQFRWDKQMGMPVYVGEKPRAEKEKRKEKELAEMAREAFTRQEKYGYIELCELIQEMLEVKERTAKGYIRYMREKEIVEKEGDYYVHGQGRV; encoded by the coding sequence ATGGTAAGAAAAGAGGAAATACTGGCAAGGACGAGTAACGGGCTGGACGTGTTCCGCCACTACCTGCCCGTGAAGTGGCGGGTAGGCAGGAATTTCCTGAACCCGCTGTACGAGGACAGCAAGGCTTCGTGCAACGTGTATTATGACCGCCGTAGCGAAACGTACAGGATGAAAGACTTCGGGAACGGGGACTTTTCGGGCGACTGTTTCTTTATCGTGGCGAAAATCAAGGGGCTGGACTGCAAGAACGCCGCCGACTTCGTGGAGATACTGGAAACGATAGACCGTGAGCTGTGTCTGGGTATCAGCGAGGATGTACCGCCGGAAACGGTACGGGAACGGCAGGCTGCCATGCGGGTTGTCCCGTTGGCGGAAGGAAACGGGATGAACGGTGACGGAACGGCAGAACCGACCGGGACGGAAGAACGGACGGCAGAGCCGGAACACAAGCCACGCCCGTACCGGACGGTGCAGCAGCCGTTCACGGAAAAGGAACTGGAGTATTGGGCTGGGTACGGGATAACGGAAGCGGTGCTGAACCGATACGGGGTGCAATCGCTGAAGGAGTACCGGAGCGAAACGAAAGACGGGAAAGCGTTCGGTTTCACGTCCACAGCCATAGAACCGATGTTCGGGTATGCGGGGAAATGGGGCGTAAAGGTGTACCGCCCGAAATCGGAAGTACGGTTCGTGTACGGCGGTCATACGGGAGATAATTATTGTTTCGGGCTGGAAGAGTTGCCGCCCAAAGGCGACACGCTGTTCCTGACGGGCGGGGAAAAGGACGTGCTGACGCTGGCGGCGCACGGGTTCCATGCGATCTGTTTCAATTCGGAAACATCGGTGATACCTGCAAAGATCATCCGGAAGCTGGTGTATCGGTTCAAGCATATCGTTCTGCTGTACGATGTGGATAAGATAGGGCTGGAAAGCTCCGAGAAACACCGACAGCAGCTAACGGAGTACGGGGTGAAACGGCTGGTGCTGCCGCTGACGGGTGAAAAGACGGACAAGGACGTGTCGGACTACTTCAAGGCGGGACGGACACGGGACGAGTTTGTGAAGCTGTTCCTTAAAATGCTGGATAGCCTGTACGGTGATACGATGGCGGTGCTGAAATCCTGCGAGATAGACTATGACCACCCGCCACAGCAGGCGGTCGCCATCGTGACCGCCGGGGACGTGCCGCTGGGTTCGGAAGAGAACATCCTCTGCATCACGGGCGGGGAAGGCACGGGAAAGAGTAATTATACGGCTGCGCTTGTCGCCGGGGCGATTCAGGAGAAGGAAACGGATGCGGACTTGTTGGGCGTTCGGGTAGAGCCGAACCGGAAAGGGCGTGCGGTGCTGCTCTACGATACGGAGCAGAGCGAGCAACAACTGTACAAGAACACAGGGCGGATGCTGCGGCGTGCAGGACGGGAGAAGATGCCGCCCTACCTGCACGTGTACTGCCTGACGGGAATGTCACGGAGCGAGCGACTGACGGCTATCATGCAGAGCATGGATAAGTACCATTACCTGCACGGGGGTATTCATTTAGTGGTGATCGACGGGGTGGCGGACTTGATACGCTGCGCCAATGACGAGGGGGAAAGCGTGGCGTTGATAGACGAGATTTACCGACTGGCGGGGATTTACCGCACGTGCATCGCCGCCGTGGTGCATTTCGTTCCGAACGGGTTGAAGTTAAGGGGGCACTTGGGCAGCGAGTTGCAGCGCAAGTCGGCGGCTATCCTCTCGATAGAGAAGGACGATAACCCGGAAATCTCGGTCGTGAAGGCGTTGAAAGTGCGTGACGGCAGCCCGCTGGATATTCCTATCATGCAGTTCCGCTGGGACAAACAGATGGGGATGCCCGTGTACGTGGGCGAAAAGCCCCGTGCGGAGAAGGAGAAGCGCAAGGAGAAGGAGCTGGCGGAAATGGCACGGGAAGCGTTCACCCGGCAGGAGAAGTACGGCTACATCGAACTGTGCGAACTGATACAGGAAATGCTGGAAGTGAAGGAACGGACGGCAAAGGGATATATCCGCTATATGCGTGAGAAGGAAATCGTCGAAAAGGAAGGAGATTACTATGTACACGGACAGGGAAGAGTTTGA
- a CDS encoding helix-turn-helix domain-containing protein, which translates to MYTDREEFEGWMQRIMQRFDTTEKLLERVLKKNSQLDGEEVLDNQDLCLLLKVGIRTLQRYRAMGLLPYFTISGKVFYRAKDVHEFIRNRFDAVAERKRK; encoded by the coding sequence ATGTACACGGACAGGGAAGAGTTTGAAGGCTGGATGCAGCGGATCATGCAGCGGTTCGACACGACCGAAAAGCTGCTGGAAAGGGTGCTGAAAAAGAACAGCCAACTGGATGGTGAAGAGGTGCTGGATAATCAGGACTTGTGCCTGCTGCTGAAAGTCGGCATACGGACGTTGCAACGCTACCGGGCTATGGGGCTACTGCCCTACTTCACGATCAGCGGGAAGGTATTCTACCGGGCGAAAGATGTGCATGAGTTTATCCGCAACCGATTCGATGCAGTAGCGGAGAGAAAGCGTAAGTGA
- a CDS encoding dihydrofolate reductase family protein produces MKQITLYVYQTIDGCAARADKQVDDAILKADCLLLDEETYLDVFMNHLGWPLAEKETFVVAQADCNLTEKEGVQFITGDAVAELSRMKAAGDGVMVAYGERIAAVLLNSGLADEIVVVTLPKVAGGEEKALRHITGDGAAWVVRSCKVLDGEKVRTVYGRV; encoded by the coding sequence ATGAAACAGATTACTTTGTATGTGTACCAAACCATTGACGGATGCGCCGCCCGTGCCGACAAGCAGGTGGACGATGCTATTCTGAAAGCCGATTGCCTGCTCTTGGATGAAGAAACTTATCTGGATGTATTTATGAATCACCTCGGCTGGCCGCTGGCGGAGAAAGAAACTTTTGTAGTGGCGCAAGCCGATTGTAACCTAACGGAAAAAGAAGGGGTGCAGTTCATCACGGGGGATGCCGTGGCGGAACTCTCACGAATGAAAGCTGCGGGTGACGGGGTGATGGTCGCCTATGGCGAAAGAATTGCGGCTGTGCTGCTCAATAGCGGGCTGGCGGATGAAATCGTGGTAGTTACGCTGCCGAAAGTTGCAGGGGGTGAAGAAAAGGCTTTGCGGCATATTACGGGGGACGGTGCGGCATGGGTGGTACGGTCTTGCAAGGTGCTGGATGGTGAGAAGGTACGAACGGTGTACGGAAGGGTGTAA
- a CDS encoding YhcG family protein: MNFEQLATIITDTHQQLQQSAVKAVNQCQTVRNWLMGFYIVEFEQNGEDRAVYGDLLLKNLEKRIDQQGLNVTLFQWARKFYLTYPTFARLIDNLFHQIYATMSHKSLQNDGEQIYATLSHKLQYSDKEDDNNKISAEKLISSISFSHFIELMKIDNPVKRMYYEMLTIQTGLSVRELRRQIGALSYERVGLSGDMEYALTAIRQKIHPQTVTDVVKDDYFFEFLNIPQQRALLLKENELETRLLDHLRDFIIELGNGFCFEARQKRILIGDEYFFIDMVFYHRILKAHILLEVKISPFAHAHVSQLYSYLNYYKAEVMEPDDNPPIGILLVTDKNDALVQYTTAGLDEQIFVSKYKLQLPTEQQLKDLILKTIHQ; this comes from the coding sequence ATGAATTTTGAACAATTAGCAACCATCATAACCGACACGCACCAGCAGCTACAACAGAGTGCGGTCAAAGCCGTAAACCAATGCCAGACTGTGCGTAACTGGTTAATGGGATTTTATATCGTGGAGTTCGAGCAGAACGGGGAAGACCGTGCTGTGTATGGCGATTTGTTATTAAAGAATTTAGAAAAACGAATAGATCAGCAAGGGTTAAATGTCACCTTGTTTCAATGGGCAAGAAAATTCTATCTTACTTACCCGACTTTTGCAAGGCTGATAGATAATTTATTCCATCAGATTTATGCGACAATGTCGCATAAATCTTTGCAGAATGATGGGGAACAAATTTATGCGACACTGTCGCATAAATTACAATATTCTGATAAAGAAGATGATAACAACAAAATATCAGCAGAGAAATTAATCTCTTCTATATCATTTTCTCACTTTATCGAACTGATGAAAATAGACAATCCGGTCAAGCGCATGTATTACGAAATGCTAACCATCCAGACCGGGCTTTCCGTCCGTGAACTAAGACGGCAAATCGGAGCATTGAGTTACGAGCGTGTCGGCTTGTCCGGTGATATGGAATATGCGCTTACCGCTATTAGGCAGAAAATACATCCGCAAACCGTAACCGATGTTGTCAAAGATGATTATTTCTTTGAGTTTCTGAACATACCGCAACAACGGGCTTTACTTCTTAAAGAGAATGAACTCGAAACCCGGTTGCTCGACCATTTGCGTGACTTCATTATTGAATTAGGGAATGGTTTTTGTTTCGAGGCAAGACAAAAGCGCATCCTTATCGGTGACGAGTATTTTTTTATTGATATGGTCTTTTACCATCGTATTCTTAAAGCTCATATTTTGCTGGAAGTCAAAATTTCTCCATTCGCCCACGCCCATGTATCGCAGCTTTATTCATACCTGAACTACTACAAAGCCGAAGTCATGGAACCGGACGATAACCCGCCGATAGGTATTTTATTGGTAACGGACAAGAACGATGCACTGGTACAATATACCACTGCCGGACTGGACGAGCAGATATTTGTTTCCAAATACAAGCTCCAACTACCGACCGAGCAGCAACTCAAAGATTTAATCTTAAAGACCATCCACCAGTAA
- a CDS encoding helix-turn-helix domain-containing protein, producing MNGWLSVEEAARICGTDVQRITLWMNGNHIAFARFDTVLMIDSASLFALFERNRVDTIYDDMQPEKGRGRPGKHRRLLDTPLDDFGLSQRIVRACRELSLFTVEHLLIHLRRYRFSRLHCVRNFGSQSTTEILLRLRKDGLIDDGGSQDFKVLHP from the coding sequence ATGAACGGCTGGTTATCCGTGGAAGAAGCCGCCCGTATCTGTGGAACGGACGTGCAGCGCATCACCCTCTGGATGAACGGCAACCACATCGCTTTTGCCCGTTTCGATACCGTTCTGATGATTGACAGCGCATCCCTTTTCGCCCTTTTCGAGCGTAACCGGGTAGATACCATCTATGACGATATGCAGCCGGAGAAGGGACGGGGCAGACCGGGCAAGCACCGCAGGCTGTTAGACACCCCGCTGGATGATTTCGGCTTGTCGCAGCGCATCGTCAGGGCTTGCCGTGAACTAAGCCTGTTCACGGTCGAACACCTGCTTATCCACCTTCGCCGCTATCGTTTCTCCCGTCTGCACTGTGTCCGCAATTTCGGCAGCCAGTCAACAACCGAAATTCTTTTGCGGCTACGCAAGGACGGGCTGATAGACGACGGCGGCAGCCAGGATTTTAAGGTATTACACCCTTAA
- a CDS encoding site-specific integrase, giving the protein MDNKNHFESKVSDFLEALRKAGYSESTIRQYKKTCRLFIVYMDINYIQDCNVESINLFLKTMPQEKTRLIHGTNYRLLLFVNYLTDRTIQKPVVRYVIRKFSGEIGGIMTKYLHLLEEQRLSPKTIDGYEHVFSYFLRHLSLRNVFRISDIGEDDVLTFISSSQNSKQRVLATMRVFCRYLYEQKLINKNIDYVIGRNRYVVKEKLPSTYTCEEVLQIESSVNQSTPVGKRDYAMLLLATRLGLRSSDIAGLQFSNLDWDRNIIRLIQYKTKREIELPLLKDVGEAIINYVKYGRPSSSSKQIFLSSLAPYNPVNGAVVSLSVRKIICHSRIDTRDRKKGPHAMRHTLASQLLRNGVSLPVISETLGHKTTQTTMGYLRIDIDGLMKCVLEVPDVPSDFYTQKGGLFYV; this is encoded by the coding sequence ATGGACAATAAAAATCATTTTGAATCCAAAGTTTCGGATTTTTTAGAAGCGTTGCGTAAAGCCGGATATTCAGAATCGACTATCCGACAGTATAAAAAGACCTGTCGTCTTTTTATCGTTTACATGGATATAAACTACATACAAGACTGTAATGTAGAATCCATCAATTTGTTTTTAAAGACTATGCCACAAGAAAAAACGCGGTTGATACATGGAACCAATTATCGATTGCTGCTATTCGTTAATTATCTTACGGATAGAACTATCCAAAAACCAGTTGTGAGATACGTTATACGCAAATTCTCAGGAGAAATAGGAGGCATTATGACAAAATACCTTCATCTCTTGGAAGAACAAAGACTATCTCCTAAAACGATAGATGGCTACGAACATGTATTTAGCTATTTTCTCAGGCATTTGTCTTTGAGGAATGTATTCCGTATCTCAGATATAGGTGAGGATGATGTGCTAACTTTTATATCTTCCAGCCAAAACAGTAAACAAAGAGTATTGGCAACGATGCGTGTATTTTGTCGTTACCTGTACGAACAAAAGCTTATCAATAAGAATATTGATTATGTGATAGGAAGAAACCGTTATGTTGTAAAAGAAAAACTACCGTCAACATACACTTGTGAAGAAGTCTTGCAAATAGAATCTTCGGTAAATCAATCCACTCCTGTAGGAAAACGAGATTACGCCATGCTCCTATTAGCGACACGGTTAGGACTACGTTCCTCCGATATTGCTGGATTACAATTCAGTAATTTAGATTGGGATAGAAACATTATCCGCCTGATACAGTACAAGACTAAGCGTGAAATAGAATTGCCGCTATTAAAGGATGTGGGGGAAGCTATTATAAATTATGTAAAATATGGCAGACCAAGTTCTTCTTCCAAACAGATATTCCTATCCTCTTTAGCCCCATATAATCCTGTGAATGGGGCGGTAGTTTCTTTGTCGGTCAGAAAGATTATCTGCCATTCAAGAATAGATACAAGGGATAGAAAAAAAGGCCCTCACGCAATGAGACATACTTTAGCCAGCCAGCTATTGCGTAATGGCGTATCACTGCCCGTCATTTCTGAAACATTGGGACACAAAACTACGCAAACGACAATGGGCTATCTTCGGATAGACATTGATGGTTTGATGAAATGTGTCCTTGAAGTTCCGGATGTCCCATCCGATTTCTACACACAGAAAGGAGGTTTGTTCTATGTCTGA
- a CDS encoding tyrosine-type recombinase/integrase, with amino-acid sequence MSEQFIYQSVFAPYFKDFLAMKESQVSDIGRIKWMLLEFDKFFVNSNIRDVFITKSMIDAWKCTRIHDKKKTLYDKVSMFRQFCLYLCHIGKECYIPKLPKKEYSDFTPYVFTRGQIQDIFETCDKQRMYSHNIYCNLFALPTLYRILYATGIRIGEAISIRNRDVDLRRNCIIVRKTKNKMERLIPLSGSLSKVLQQYLEYRNKMPLPDVDAPDKFLLISPSGRPLSSCTVLGGFKKVLEKCNIPCSSNRSGGACIHSLRHTFAVHSLAKMVQEGMDIYCALPLLSVFLGHKTLKGTETYVRLTQDMFPDILLKQTTITRFVYPEMNVITDSNI; translated from the coding sequence ATGTCTGAACAATTCATATATCAAAGCGTGTTCGCTCCTTATTTTAAGGATTTTCTTGCGATGAAAGAGAGTCAAGTTTCCGACATTGGACGGATAAAGTGGATGCTCTTGGAGTTTGACAAGTTCTTCGTTAATAGCAACATCAGGGATGTGTTCATAACTAAAAGCATGATTGATGCATGGAAGTGCACCCGCATACATGACAAAAAGAAAACCCTCTATGACAAGGTGTCCATGTTCCGGCAGTTTTGCCTATACTTATGCCACATAGGAAAAGAATGCTATATACCCAAGTTACCAAAGAAGGAATATTCGGATTTTACTCCTTATGTGTTTACTCGTGGACAGATACAGGATATATTTGAAACCTGTGACAAGCAAAGGATGTATAGTCATAATATATATTGTAATCTTTTTGCATTACCTACTTTATATAGAATCTTATATGCTACAGGGATTAGAATCGGAGAAGCCATATCCATTAGGAATCGGGATGTTGATTTGAGAAGGAATTGCATCATTGTTCGGAAGACAAAGAACAAGATGGAAAGGCTTATTCCTTTAAGTGGCTCCCTGTCCAAGGTTCTACAACAGTATTTGGAATATCGCAATAAGATGCCCTTGCCAGATGTTGATGCCCCGGACAAGTTCCTGTTAATATCTCCATCAGGACGACCGTTATCTTCTTGCACTGTCTTGGGCGGTTTTAAGAAAGTGTTGGAAAAATGCAATATACCCTGTTCGAGCAACCGTTCCGGAGGAGCCTGCATACATAGTCTCAGACATACTTTTGCCGTCCATTCCCTTGCAAAGATGGTGCAAGAAGGAATGGACATATATTGTGCGCTTCCCCTTTTGTCGGTCTTCTTGGGGCATAAGACGTTGAAAGGGACTGAAACCTACGTGCGCCTGACACAAGACATGTTTCCCGATATTCTATTGAAACAAACTACCATAACACGGTTTGTATATCCTGAAATGAACGTAATAACAGATTCAAACATATAG
- a CDS encoding site-specific integrase — MRTTDSAKHLTSFFTEYLIGEKGVSPNTIRSYSESFSLLLNFLDEQVNIKADNLRLEHITRKMVLNFLDWLQDTKKSSNATRNQRLAALRSFCTYMQYEDVKHLEQWQEILSIKVKTHEKRSVNYLSIDGIRLLLAQIPINTKKGRRDLALISLLYDSGARVQELIDLTPASLKLEKPCHVTLFGKGRKKRIVPLQDEQVNLLRSYMEENRLDLSGFNQRPLFFNSCGRKLTNSGISYILNNYINHARIQNPELIPEKISPHTLRHSKAMHLLQAGVNLVYIRDILGHVSIQTTEIYARADSKQKREALESAYVNMIPNDITERSWEKDQELKIWLRNLSK; from the coding sequence ATGAGAACAACAGATTCTGCAAAGCATTTAACGTCCTTTTTCACAGAGTACCTTATCGGAGAAAAGGGCGTAAGCCCTAATACCATACGGTCATACAGCGAATCATTTAGCTTGCTGTTAAACTTTCTGGACGAACAGGTAAACATAAAGGCTGATAATCTTAGATTGGAACATATTACCAGAAAAATGGTTTTAAACTTCCTTGATTGGTTACAAGACACGAAAAAATCGAGTAACGCGACAAGAAATCAAAGATTGGCGGCATTACGTTCTTTTTGTACGTATATGCAATATGAGGATGTAAAGCATCTGGAACAATGGCAAGAGATATTATCCATCAAGGTAAAAACACATGAAAAAAGAAGTGTCAATTATCTCAGCATAGATGGTATTAGGCTTTTATTGGCACAAATACCAATCAACACGAAAAAAGGACGGCGGGATTTAGCTTTGATATCCCTACTCTATGATAGTGGAGCCAGAGTACAAGAATTAATAGACTTGACACCCGCATCTTTGAAATTGGAAAAGCCTTGTCATGTCACCTTATTTGGTAAAGGACGCAAAAAAAGAATTGTCCCTTTACAAGACGAACAAGTGAATTTACTACGCAGTTATATGGAAGAAAATCGTTTAGACCTGTCCGGTTTTAATCAAAGACCTCTTTTCTTTAACAGTTGTGGCAGAAAGCTGACAAACTCTGGCATATCTTATATCTTGAACAATTATATTAATCACGCCCGAATACAAAATCCGGAACTTATACCGGAAAAAATAAGCCCGCATACTTTACGGCACAGTAAAGCTATGCACTTGTTACAAGCTGGTGTAAATTTGGTCTATATTCGTGATATTTTAGGACATGTATCTATACAAACTACTGAAATATATGCTCGGGCTGATTCTAAACAAAAAAGAGAGGCTTTGGAATCAGCTTATGTTAATATGATACCAAACGATATAACAGAACGTTCATGGGAAAAAGACCAAGAACTTAAGATATGGCTAAGGAATCTATCTAAATGA